From one Flavobacterium sp. N502536 genomic stretch:
- a CDS encoding DUF4369 domain-containing protein, producing the protein MKKSIIAFVTLALLASCSKKESTDGLHLTGNIKGLKNGTLYIQRIVDTTLVAIDSIKIDGNSSFESNIKLESPEMLYLFLDRGVTNSLDNNVMFFAEPGNINIDTNLDNFIYGAKITGSKNQELYEEYKKINSRFNDESLAMVESRFKAVKRQDQKAIDSINIKQESNIKRKYLYATNFALNNKDHEIAPYIALAEIYDINVKFLDTIQKSMTPKVASSLYGKKLTKYIADIKKEQQK; encoded by the coding sequence ATGAAAAAATCAATTATTGCTTTTGTTACACTTGCTCTATTGGCATCATGCAGCAAAAAAGAATCAACTGACGGTTTGCACCTTACAGGAAATATAAAAGGATTAAAAAACGGAACTTTATACATTCAGAGAATCGTTGACACCACACTTGTTGCTATTGACAGCATCAAAATAGACGGAAATTCTTCATTTGAAAGCAACATAAAATTAGAGTCACCTGAAATGCTTTATTTATTCCTGGACCGTGGAGTAACCAATTCATTGGACAACAATGTTATGTTTTTTGCTGAACCGGGAAACATTAATATCGATACGAACCTGGATAATTTTATCTATGGAGCAAAAATTACAGGATCTAAGAATCAGGAATTATACGAAGAATACAAAAAGATCAATTCCCGATTTAACGACGAAAGTCTTGCTATGGTCGAATCTCGCTTTAAAGCTGTAAAAAGACAGGATCAAAAAGCGATTGACAGCATCAACATCAAACAGGAGTCTAACATCAAAAGAAAGTACTTATACGCTACCAACTTTGCCCTTAACAACAAAGATCACGAAATAGCCCCTTATATTGCTTTAGCTGAGATTTACGACATCAATGTTAAGTTTCTGGATACGATTCAAAAATCGATGACACCAAAAGTAGCAAGTTCGCTATACGGTAAAAAATTAACGAAATACATTGCTGACATCAAAAAAGAGCAGCAAAAATAA
- a CDS encoding serine hydrolase domain-containing protein, whose translation MKRIFNFLPFIFSVLFISSNSYGQQKDNYSAKIDSLIQLTSPRSFNGVVLITQKGKVKYSKAFGYSDIEKKTPLTLKDNFRIQSNTKQITAVLVLKEVEKGKIDLEKPIKKYLPELQQTWADTVTVHQLLNMSSGIVSLDKPLRFKPGTDFYYSNPGYGLLGRLIEKVTTKKFTEAANSLFKDLGMKNTYCYEMNKVNPNLINGYWHTKDSIEVVNFNNMKFTDQSWANFIPTGGIISNATDLNIWDTKLHKGKILQPKSYYAMTNSTVVESDLTFGETKSNYGYGVNINGEKQYKYIGHAGRGIGFVSLKFYFPEKDLDVIILENIYSRDDTIVYHFEKSIRQIIMKSTLAK comes from the coding sequence ATGAAACGAATTTTTAATTTTTTACCATTTATCTTCTCCGTACTTTTTATTAGCTCCAATTCATATGGACAACAAAAAGACAATTATTCTGCTAAAATTGACAGCTTAATTCAACTTACAAGTCCAAGAAGCTTTAATGGTGTTGTATTAATAACACAAAAAGGAAAGGTAAAATACTCAAAGGCTTTTGGCTATTCTGATATCGAAAAGAAAACACCATTGACACTAAAAGACAATTTCAGAATTCAGTCCAATACCAAACAAATTACAGCAGTACTAGTTTTAAAAGAGGTTGAGAAAGGAAAAATAGACCTGGAAAAACCAATTAAAAAATACTTACCTGAATTGCAACAAACATGGGCAGATACAGTAACGGTTCATCAACTGCTAAATATGTCTTCCGGAATAGTATCCTTAGACAAACCCTTACGATTTAAACCCGGAACAGACTTCTATTACAGTAATCCTGGATATGGATTATTAGGACGACTGATTGAAAAAGTTACAACTAAAAAATTTACTGAGGCAGCCAACAGTCTGTTTAAAGACTTAGGAATGAAAAACACCTATTGTTATGAAATGAACAAAGTCAATCCAAATCTTATAAATGGATACTGGCATACAAAAGATTCAATTGAGGTCGTAAATTTTAACAACATGAAGTTTACTGATCAATCCTGGGCAAACTTTATCCCTACGGGAGGAATTATCTCTAATGCAACTGATTTAAACATCTGGGACACCAAACTTCACAAGGGCAAAATATTACAACCAAAATCTTATTATGCTATGACAAATTCGACAGTTGTAGAATCTGATTTAACCTTTGGTGAAACAAAATCAAATTACGGTTATGGAGTTAATATAAATGGAGAAAAACAATATAAATACATTGGTCATGCCGGAAGAGGGATAGGATTTGTAAGTCTTAAATTTTATTTCCCAGAAAAGGATTTGGACGTAATTATTTTGGAAAACATTTATAGCAGGGATGATACTATTGTTTACCATTTCGAAAAAAGCATAAGACAAATTATCATGAAAAGTACACTAGCAAAATAA
- a CDS encoding type I phosphomannose isomerase catalytic subunit — MSIKLYPLQFVPILKDRIWGGEKLKTVLNKAITSKNTGESWELSAVEGDVSMVSNGVLKGKSLMELIAEMPNEILGTKVYSQFGKQFPLLFKYLDAREDLSIQVHPNDELAKERHNSFGKTEMWYVMQADADARIIVGFKEDSNKEEYLKHLEDKTLVSILDEVKAKGGDVFFLETGTVHAIGSGLVVAEIQQTSDVTYRLYDFDRTDAQGNKRELHVDLALDAINYNKVETQKNYETKVNTSNVVVDCPYFTTNFIPLASKTEISKSGETFTVYMCIDGDFKIEYEGFEGFYRKGDTVLVPAEINTFVLDGNASILEIYIS, encoded by the coding sequence ATGAGTATAAAATTATATCCTTTACAGTTTGTGCCTATTTTAAAAGATAGAATTTGGGGAGGAGAAAAACTAAAAACGGTTCTTAATAAAGCAATCACCTCAAAAAATACAGGTGAGAGCTGGGAGTTATCCGCTGTTGAAGGGGATGTAAGTATGGTTTCAAACGGGGTTTTGAAAGGAAAGTCTCTAATGGAGCTTATTGCCGAAATGCCAAATGAAATTTTAGGAACAAAAGTCTACAGTCAGTTTGGAAAACAATTTCCGTTACTTTTTAAATATCTGGATGCTCGTGAAGATCTTTCGATTCAGGTACATCCAAATGATGAATTAGCTAAAGAACGACACAATTCTTTTGGTAAAACAGAAATGTGGTATGTCATGCAGGCCGATGCTGATGCCAGAATTATTGTAGGTTTTAAAGAAGATTCTAATAAAGAAGAATATCTGAAGCATTTAGAAGATAAAACTTTGGTTTCAATTTTAGATGAAGTGAAAGCAAAGGGGGGTGATGTTTTCTTTTTAGAGACAGGGACTGTTCATGCTATTGGCTCGGGATTAGTTGTTGCCGAGATTCAACAGACCTCTGATGTAACTTATCGTTTGTACGATTTTGACCGTACGGATGCACAGGGAAATAAGAGAGAACTTCATGTAGATTTGGCGCTGGATGCTATAAATTACAATAAAGTAGAAACGCAAAAGAATTATGAGACAAAAGTAAACACATCTAATGTTGTGGTAGATTGTCCTTATTTTACCACTAATTTTATTCCGTTAGCAAGTAAGACTGAAATCTCTAAATCAGGAGAAACTTTCACGGTGTATATGTGTATCGATGGAGATTTTAAAATCGAATATGAAGGTTTTGAAGGATTCTATAGAAAAGGAGATACCGTTTTGGTTCCTGCTGAGATAAATACATTTGTTTTAGATGGAAATGCTTCAATTTTAGAAATTTACATTTCATAG
- a CDS encoding peroxiredoxin: MSLKIGDIVPNFTAKDSHGEVFESQSVLGRKPLVIYFYPKDNTPGCTTEACSFRDQYEDFKDLGAEVIGISSDSVKSHHKFAHKHQLPFILLSDQDKKLRNLFGVRNNLFGLLPGRVTYIIDKNGVVILIFDSMNAAKHIEKAMETIKELVL; encoded by the coding sequence ATGTCATTAAAAATAGGAGATATAGTTCCGAATTTTACTGCAAAAGATAGTCATGGAGAAGTTTTTGAAAGCCAAAGTGTTTTGGGTCGAAAGCCGCTTGTGATTTATTTTTACCCAAAAGATAATACGCCTGGATGTACCACTGAAGCCTGTAGTTTTAGAGATCAATACGAAGATTTCAAAGATTTGGGTGCCGAAGTTATTGGTATAAGTAGCGATAGTGTAAAATCGCATCATAAATTTGCCCACAAGCATCAATTGCCTTTTATACTATTGTCGGATCAGGATAAAAAGCTGCGCAATCTTTTTGGAGTGCGCAATAACTTGTTTGGTCTTTTGCCGGGAAGGGTTACTTACATTATTGATAAAAATGGAGTAGTCATTTTGATTTTTGATAGCATGAATGCTGCAAAACACATCGAGAAAGCAATGGAGACAATCAAAGAGCTTGTATTGTAG
- a CDS encoding 6-pyruvoyl trahydropterin synthase family protein, with the protein MKVTISRKAHFNAAHRLHRKDWTFEKNDAVFGKCNNPNFHGHNYGLTVSVTGKIDPETGFVLDVKVLADIIREEVEVPFDHKNLNLDVPEFQDLNPTAENIAVVIWNKIKKRIQPDFDLEIVLNETDRNFVTYKGEE; encoded by the coding sequence ATGAAAGTAACCATATCAAGAAAAGCACATTTTAATGCTGCACATCGATTGCACAGGAAAGATTGGACATTTGAAAAAAACGATGCTGTTTTTGGCAAATGTAATAATCCCAATTTTCATGGTCATAATTATGGTTTAACAGTAAGTGTTACAGGAAAAATTGACCCGGAAACCGGTTTTGTTTTAGATGTGAAAGTATTAGCGGATATCATACGAGAAGAAGTAGAGGTACCGTTTGATCACAAAAACCTGAATCTGGATGTTCCGGAATTTCAGGATTTGAATCCAACAGCTGAAAATATTGCTGTTGTGATATGGAATAAAATTAAAAAAAGAATTCAACCTGATTTTGATTTAGAAATTGTTTTGAATGAAACGGACCGCAATTTTGTAACTTATAAAGGAGAAGAATAA
- the idi gene encoding isopentenyl-diphosphate Delta-isomerase, with protein sequence MIEENVILVNQQDEQIGLMPKLEAHEKAVLHRAFSVFVLNDKNEIMLQQRAHQKYHSPLLWTNTCCSHQREGEANVEAGSRRLFEEMGFKTDLKELFHFIYKAPFDNGLTEHELDHVMIGYFNEDPAINREEVEDWKWMKIEDVKEDIQRQPQIYTVWFKIIFDEFYHYLEDHKL encoded by the coding sequence ATGATAGAAGAAAACGTAATACTCGTAAACCAACAAGATGAGCAAATTGGCCTAATGCCAAAATTAGAAGCGCATGAAAAGGCTGTTTTGCATCGTGCTTTTTCCGTTTTTGTCTTAAATGATAAAAATGAGATAATGTTACAGCAACGTGCTCATCAAAAATATCACTCACCTTTGCTTTGGACCAATACATGTTGTAGTCATCAACGTGAAGGAGAGGCAAATGTCGAAGCCGGAAGCAGGAGACTGTTTGAGGAAATGGGGTTTAAAACAGATTTGAAAGAGCTCTTTCATTTTATTTATAAAGCTCCTTTTGATAATGGCTTGACAGAACATGAACTCGATCATGTTATGATTGGCTATTTCAACGAGGATCCGGCTATCAATCGCGAAGAAGTGGAAGACTGGAAATGGATGAAAATAGAAGATGTAAAAGAAGATATTCAGAGACAACCCCAAATTTATACCGTATGGTTCAAAATAATTTTTGATGAATTTTATCATTATTTAGAAGACCATAAACTTTAA
- the msrB gene encoding peptide-methionine (R)-S-oxide reductase MsrB, whose amino-acid sequence MKTKTQFLSLCFLIPLFILQACGQNAKKQNTKTALMENKISKPGNPYYSNTDTTKLNVSNAEWKKVLPEDVYAVMREADTERPFTGKYWKSDEKGTYYCASCGNKLFRSGAKFASSCGWPSFFEQDNKKSVVYKNDNSLGMERIEALCGRCGGHLGHLFDDGPPPTGKRYCMNSIALDFIPDTK is encoded by the coding sequence ATGAAAACAAAAACTCAATTTCTCAGCCTTTGCTTTTTAATTCCGCTCTTTATTTTACAGGCATGCGGACAAAACGCAAAAAAACAAAATACAAAAACGGCACTTATGGAAAACAAAATCAGCAAGCCCGGAAATCCCTATTACTCCAACACAGACACTACTAAACTCAACGTTAGCAATGCCGAATGGAAAAAGGTGCTCCCTGAAGATGTATATGCTGTCATGCGCGAAGCCGATACCGAAAGACCCTTTACCGGAAAATACTGGAAATCGGATGAAAAAGGAACCTATTATTGTGCTTCTTGCGGCAATAAACTTTTCCGCTCCGGGGCTAAATTTGCCAGCAGCTGCGGATGGCCAAGTTTCTTCGAACAAGACAACAAAAAAAGCGTGGTTTACAAAAATGATAATTCTTTGGGAATGGAAAGAATCGAAGCCTTATGCGGGCGCTGCGGCGGACATTTAGGCCACTTATTTGATGACGGACCTCCACCAACCGGAAAACGTTACTGCATGAATTCGATTGCCCTTGACTTTATTCCTGACACTAAATAA
- the msrA gene encoding peptide-methionine (S)-S-oxide reductase MsrA — MKNIFLIGIFALSLNGFAQNSKTKGSSNFETITLGGGCYWCVEAVYENLDGVKSVVSGFSGGKVANPTYEQVCTGTTGHAEVVQITYNKNITDLNEIFKVFFTVHDPTTLNRQGADVGTQYRSVIFYKNDEQKKAAESIIAELNKAKVYNSPIVTKIEPFSVFYKAEDYHQNYYANNKNQPYCKMVIQPKIEKFEKVFKDKLKKK; from the coding sequence ATGAAAAACATATTTCTGATTGGCATTTTTGCATTATCCTTAAACGGATTTGCACAAAATAGCAAAACAAAAGGCAGCTCAAATTTTGAAACAATTACACTTGGCGGAGGCTGCTACTGGTGTGTAGAGGCGGTTTACGAAAATTTAGACGGCGTAAAATCTGTAGTCTCTGGTTTTTCCGGAGGAAAAGTTGCCAACCCAACATACGAACAGGTATGCACAGGAACAACCGGACATGCCGAAGTAGTTCAAATTACTTATAATAAAAACATAACAGACCTTAACGAAATTTTCAAGGTTTTCTTTACCGTTCATGACCCGACTACCTTAAACCGACAAGGTGCCGATGTTGGGACACAGTATCGATCTGTTATTTTTTATAAAAATGACGAACAAAAAAAGGCTGCAGAAAGCATTATTGCCGAACTGAACAAAGCAAAAGTCTACAACAGCCCGATTGTAACGAAAATAGAACCTTTTAGCGTTTTCTATAAAGCTGAAGATTATCACCAGAATTACTATGCGAACAACAAAAACCAGCCGTATTGCAAAATGGTGATTCAGCCCAAGATCGAAAAATTTGAAAAAGTCTTTAAAGACAAACTAAAAAAGAAATAA
- a CDS encoding quinone oxidoreductase family protein, protein MKALTFSSFGNSDVLDYIEIPNPQLKNDEILVEMKAIGLNFADVYRRKGNYHLKGNPPFIAGYEGAGIIVDTNNHPEYKVGDRVAFADVPFANAELVAVNTNHVLPLPDMISFETAAAVLLQGLTAHYLATDSHKTVKGETVLIHAVAGGVGQILTQISKLLGAKVIGLTSSSEKAKVAYDQGADQVFLYNEDWKSQIFKTIANGVDVVYDSIGSTLNESFEVTKECGQVVFFGMAGGDPEPVNPRMLMDGSKTLTGGDLWSYLNSKEERIKRATQLFNWISDGKIKLSEPTSFKLSEGKLAHDYLESRKSTGKIILIP, encoded by the coding sequence ATGAAAGCACTTACCTTTTCTTCTTTCGGAAATTCGGATGTTTTGGACTATATTGAAATTCCGAATCCACAATTAAAAAACGATGAGATTTTAGTCGAAATGAAAGCCATCGGATTAAACTTTGCCGATGTTTACAGAAGAAAAGGAAACTATCATTTAAAAGGAAACCCACCTTTTATTGCAGGTTACGAAGGTGCCGGAATTATAGTAGACACTAACAATCATCCCGAATATAAAGTGGGCGATCGCGTGGCTTTCGCCGATGTTCCTTTTGCAAATGCAGAATTGGTTGCAGTAAATACCAACCACGTTTTACCTTTACCGGATATGATTTCGTTCGAAACTGCAGCAGCCGTTTTACTGCAAGGTTTAACAGCACATTATTTAGCGACCGACAGCCACAAAACCGTAAAAGGCGAGACCGTATTGATTCACGCTGTAGCCGGCGGAGTTGGACAAATTCTCACACAAATCAGCAAACTTTTAGGAGCAAAAGTAATTGGCTTAACCTCCTCTTCAGAAAAAGCAAAAGTAGCATATGATCAGGGTGCAGATCAGGTTTTTCTTTATAACGAAGACTGGAAATCCCAAATTTTCAAAACGATTGCAAATGGTGTAGATGTTGTTTACGACAGTATCGGAAGCACTTTAAACGAAAGCTTTGAAGTTACGAAAGAATGCGGACAAGTGGTTTTCTTTGGAATGGCCGGAGGCGATCCGGAACCCGTAAATCCGAGAATGTTAATGGACGGCTCTAAAACACTAACCGGAGGAGATTTATGGAGTTATTTAAATTCCAAAGAAGAAAGAATCAAAAGAGCAACTCAATTATTCAACTGGATTTCTGATGGAAAAATCAAACTTTCGGAACCCACCTCTTTCAAATTATCAGAAGGAAAACTAGCACATGATTATCTCGAAAGCCGAAAAAGTACCGGAAAGATCATTCTGATTCCTTAA
- a CDS encoding NAD(P)/FAD-dependent oxidoreductase, with translation MPRELLLQVTPEIAANELLLKDHLSKQIKVSPKEIQHVSILKRSIDARQKAIKINLKVLIYLQSEPFQETKIELPVYKDVSSAQEVIVVGAGPAGLFAALQLIELGLKPIVLERGKDVRGRRRDLKAINVDHLVNEDSNYCFGEGGAGTYSDGKLYTRSKKRGDVTRILELLVAFGASEDILVEAHPHIGTNKLPKIIEDIRNKIIEFGGQVLFDTRVTDILVKNNEVEGIVTQNGDKILANKLILATGHSARDIFELLDKKKIFIEAKPFALGVRAEHSQQLIDSIQYSCDYRGEHLPPAPYSIVKQVNGRGMYSFCMCPGGVIAPCATSPGEVVTNGWSPSKRDQVTANSGIVIELKLEDFKPFAKFGALAGVEFQKSIEQKAWHLAGETQKVPAQRMVDFTQNKVSADIPKTSYVPGTTSVEMGQVFPGFLSQILREGFKEFGKSMRGYLTNEAILHAPESRTSSPVRIPRDPLTYEHLQIKGLYPCGEGAGYAGGIISAAIDGEKCALMIAEALK, from the coding sequence ATGCCAAGAGAACTTTTACTTCAGGTAACGCCGGAAATAGCAGCAAACGAATTGTTGCTGAAAGACCATTTGTCTAAACAAATAAAAGTTTCTCCCAAAGAAATTCAACATGTTTCGATTCTGAAACGATCGATTGACGCACGTCAAAAAGCGATTAAAATCAATTTAAAAGTCCTTATTTATTTGCAGAGTGAGCCTTTTCAGGAAACTAAAATTGAGTTGCCTGTGTATAAAGATGTCTCATCGGCACAAGAAGTGATCGTTGTGGGTGCGGGTCCGGCCGGACTTTTTGCAGCACTGCAATTAATAGAATTAGGTTTAAAGCCAATTGTACTTGAACGTGGAAAAGATGTTAGAGGGCGTCGTCGGGACTTGAAGGCGATAAATGTGGATCATTTGGTAAACGAAGATTCTAATTATTGTTTTGGAGAAGGTGGAGCAGGAACCTATTCGGATGGGAAATTGTATACGCGCTCAAAAAAACGTGGAGATGTGACCCGAATTTTAGAACTTCTTGTTGCTTTCGGAGCTTCAGAGGATATTCTGGTAGAAGCACATCCACATATTGGAACCAATAAGCTTCCAAAAATTATTGAAGATATTCGAAATAAAATCATAGAGTTTGGCGGTCAGGTTTTATTTGACACGCGCGTTACTGATATACTGGTAAAGAATAATGAAGTTGAAGGAATTGTAACTCAAAACGGAGACAAGATTCTGGCCAATAAATTAATTCTTGCCACAGGACATTCGGCTCGTGATATTTTTGAATTACTGGACAAAAAGAAAATTTTTATAGAAGCAAAACCTTTTGCTTTAGGAGTTCGTGCAGAGCATTCACAGCAATTAATTGACAGTATTCAGTACAGCTGCGATTATCGTGGTGAGCATTTGCCTCCTGCGCCCTATTCGATTGTGAAACAAGTGAACGGTCGCGGTATGTATTCGTTTTGTATGTGTCCGGGTGGTGTAATTGCGCCTTGTGCAACGAGTCCGGGTGAAGTAGTCACTAATGGCTGGTCTCCATCAAAACGCGATCAGGTTACCGCAAATTCAGGGATTGTAATCGAATTGAAATTGGAAGATTTTAAACCCTTTGCAAAATTTGGAGCTTTGGCCGGGGTAGAATTTCAAAAAAGTATTGAACAAAAAGCCTGGCATTTGGCTGGAGAAACTCAGAAGGTTCCGGCGCAACGAATGGTGGACTTTACACAGAATAAAGTTTCGGCTGATATTCCAAAAACGTCTTATGTTCCCGGAACGACTTCGGTTGAAATGGGGCAGGTTTTTCCGGGATTTTTGTCGCAGATTCTGCGTGAAGGTTTTAAAGAATTTGGAAAATCAATGCGTGGTTATTTGACCAATGAAGCTATTTTACATGCTCCGGAAAGCCGAACATCATCTCCTGTTCGAATCCCAAGAGATCCTTTAACGTATGAGCATTTACAAATTAAAGGACTATATCCGTGTGGAGAAGGTGCCGGATATGCAGGTGGTATTATCTCTGCAGCCATTGATGGAGAAAAATGCGCTTTAATGATTGCTGAGGCTTTAAAATAG
- the recQ gene encoding DNA helicase RecQ — translation MNSNEIEIHKELKKYFGFSQFKGLQEQVITSILDKKNTFVIMPTGGGKSLCYQLPALIQDGTAIVVSPLIALMKNQVDAIRSLSSENGIAHVLNSSLTKTEIAQVKKDITSGLTKLLYVAPESLTKEEYVAFLQSVPISFVAIDEAHCISEWGHDFRPEYRNLKNIIKQLGKVPIIGLTATATPKVQEDILKNLEMADANTFKASFNRANLYYEVRTKTKNIESDIIRFIKQHKGKSGIIYCLSRKKVESIAEVLQVNGISAVPYHAGLDAKTRAKHQDMFLMEDVDVVVATIAFGMGIDKPDVRFVIHHDIPKSLESYYQETGRAGRDGGEGHCLAYYSYKDVEKLEKFMSGKPVAEQEIGFALLQEVVAYAETSMSRRKFLLHYFGEEFDSETGEGADMDDNVRNPKTRIEAKDQVVKLLEIVRDTKHIYKSKEIVFTLIGRVNAVIKAHKTDTQSFFGSGSDHDEKYWMALLRQVLVAGYLSKDIETYGVVKITKEGLNFIKKPVSFLMSEDHEYNESEDEAIVTAAKSSGTADEVLMGMLRELRKKVAKKLGVPPFVVFQDPSLEDMALKYPISLTELFNIHGVGEGKAKKYGGEFVSLISRYVEDNDIVRPDDLVVKSTGVNSANKLYIIQNIDRKLPLSDIASAKGLSMDALIKEMEQIVYSGTKLNIKYWLDDMLDDDQQEEIHDYFMESESDKIEDALKEFDGDYDIDELRLMRIKFISEVAN, via the coding sequence ATGAATTCAAACGAAATTGAAATACACAAGGAATTAAAGAAGTATTTCGGCTTTAGCCAATTTAAGGGCTTGCAGGAGCAAGTCATTACGAGTATTTTAGATAAGAAGAATACTTTTGTAATTATGCCAACTGGCGGTGGAAAGTCTCTTTGTTATCAATTACCCGCTTTAATTCAGGATGGAACAGCCATTGTTGTTTCTCCTCTGATCGCTTTGATGAAAAATCAGGTTGATGCTATTCGAAGCCTTTCTTCAGAAAACGGAATCGCCCACGTGCTAAATTCCTCTCTTACCAAAACAGAAATTGCCCAAGTAAAAAAAGACATCACTTCAGGTCTGACCAAACTTTTATATGTAGCGCCTGAATCGTTGACAAAAGAAGAATATGTGGCCTTTTTACAGAGTGTGCCCATTTCATTTGTAGCTATTGACGAAGCCCATTGTATTTCTGAATGGGGACATGACTTTAGACCGGAATACCGCAATCTGAAAAATATAATCAAACAATTAGGGAAAGTGCCTATTATTGGACTTACCGCAACTGCAACCCCAAAAGTTCAGGAAGATATACTGAAAAACCTTGAAATGGCTGACGCTAATACTTTCAAAGCGTCATTCAACAGAGCGAATTTGTACTACGAAGTTCGCACAAAAACAAAAAATATAGAATCGGATATCATTCGATTTATCAAACAACATAAAGGCAAATCTGGAATTATTTACTGCCTTAGCCGGAAAAAAGTAGAGTCGATTGCCGAAGTTTTACAAGTTAATGGTATCAGCGCTGTGCCGTACCATGCCGGTTTAGATGCTAAAACCCGTGCCAAACATCAGGATATGTTCCTGATGGAAGACGTAGATGTGGTAGTGGCAACCATTGCTTTTGGAATGGGAATTGATAAGCCTGATGTTCGTTTTGTAATTCACCACGATATTCCAAAGTCACTTGAAAGTTACTATCAGGAAACGGGTCGTGCCGGACGTGATGGTGGAGAAGGGCATTGCCTGGCGTATTACTCCTATAAAGATGTAGAGAAACTGGAGAAATTCATGTCAGGAAAACCAGTGGCAGAACAGGAAATAGGATTTGCTCTTTTGCAGGAAGTGGTAGCCTATGCCGAAACTTCGATGTCACGCCGAAAATTCCTGTTGCATTACTTTGGTGAAGAATTTGACAGTGAAACGGGTGAAGGTGCGGATATGGATGACAACGTTCGCAATCCTAAAACAAGAATTGAAGCCAAAGATCAGGTCGTTAAATTGTTGGAAATTGTTCGGGATACCAAACACATTTACAAATCAAAAGAAATTGTGTTTACTTTAATTGGTCGCGTAAATGCGGTCATTAAAGCACACAAAACCGATACACAATCGTTTTTTGGATCAGGTTCAGATCACGATGAAAAATACTGGATGGCCCTGCTTCGACAAGTTTTAGTGGCAGGATATCTGTCAAAAGATATTGAAACTTATGGTGTAGTGAAAATCACTAAAGAAGGATTGAACTTCATTAAAAAACCGGTTTCATTTCTTATGTCTGAAGATCATGAATACAATGAGTCTGAAGATGAAGCTATCGTAACTGCAGCAAAATCATCAGGTACGGCCGATGAAGTTTTAATGGGTATGTTGCGTGAATTGCGTAAAAAAGTAGCCAAGAAATTGGGAGTGCCTCCTTTTGTTGTTTTTCAGGATCCTTCTCTTGAAGATATGGCTTTGAAATATCCGATTAGTTTAACCGAATTGTTCAATATTCATGGTGTAGGTGAAGGAAAGGCTAAAAAATATGGAGGTGAGTTTGTGTCTTTAATCAGCAGATATGTGGAAGACAATGATATTGTTCGTCCGGATGATCTGGTTGTGAAATCTACCGGAGTCAATTCGGCCAATAAACTATACATCATTCAGAATATCGACAGAAAATTACCTTTAAGTGATATTGCTTCTGCAAAAGGACTTTCCATGGATGCTTTGATTAAAGAAATGGAACAAATCGTGTACTCGGGTACGAAACTGAATATCAAATACTGGTTAGACGATATGCTTGATGACGATCAGCAGGAAGAAATTCATGATTATTTCATGGAATCGGAATCCGATAAAATCGAGGACGCACTTAAAGAGTTTGATGGCGATTATGATATTGACGAACTGCGTCTGATGAGGATTAAGTTTATCAGCGAGGTAGCGAACTAA